The nucleotide sequence CTGGTCTGTAgtagtgttgttctttgttcttgatgcacttgagaattaaTTGCTTGATGATCAATGACCGTGTGGGAGCTTGAATGAATTCTCTAAATGTTCAAGTGatttgttttaccttccttgatattaataatacacttgtgacatcacttgggatgatgtaagcaaggtaggtaaaagatattccccataaagttgactgctgcactgtttcTGCACTGTAGCGAGTGCAGGTAACAACTTTACAGCTGGGGCAGTTGACTTGTACTGTTTCCTCGGAAAACGATAGTTatctgttccctctgttgttcctctgactctgaagagttgaagcATATTCCAAGCTGGAACCTTTCGATCTTAAGGTCTTGAAGATATGTAactggttccttatctggttcttgacagtaagtttgttagatcatcaaaatataaagcAAGGTAGTTGTAACCTATCACCTTTAGTGTGtcaagttgaggaaattcaataGTAATTTTTTGCGCGGGCTAAAAATGATAATACCCCAATTACAATTGGCAGACCTGAAGTACACAAATAGCACTTAACGAGTTAAAGTTGatagttttgaatttttatctCTGTGTATCCTATTGGAAGAATCTCAAAGTTTATCAAGTTTTCTTAGTAAGAAAAATATTTACAAGAGCGTATGTGTTCGCAATAAATTTTCGtagtaagaaaaataaaatgcaacaaaaataatatgaagaaaaaaagattttattgataaatatttgtgagtACAATTCTTTGTATCCCTTGATTCTCCTTTATAAAATTCTCCGTAATTCGAGGGCTTGATAAACGTCTTTCTCGAATGTAGGACGATATAGACCTCCTTGAAATGTATTTAATCACCTAGAACGTCGAGCAGCACTTTGTTGTTTTGGATTGATCTCCGGGAAGAACTTTGTTGATCACTCCTTTGTAGAAGAACTTTGCACTTGATGATTGATCTCTCTTGTGGATGCCTTCACCAATTGCGGAATGCTCTTCTACAACTCTGAATATCCCCGGAGAGTTATGTAACcgctctatttatagttgtagaggATGGACAGTCCAGTTACATAGGAACTCTCTTGTTTGATTCTGATTGGCTCATGTGAGTCATCAAACTTATCTGACAAGCTATGTGATAAGCTTGCTTGTGATTGGCTAAGACATATCATTTTAGCCACTTGGCGACCTGTGGTTGGTTCTTGCTTTTTGACTTGGATTGTCATATTATTTAACACGTGGCGTCATCTTGTTGGCTTGCAGTTTGACTAGATATGACATGTCACCTGACACATGACATAAGTCTGGGCTTTATGAAATGGACCTTGggcttgaaaataataaaatagactaatttaatttgtaaagtccaaattaattatttgacaCAATtgaatttaatccaaattttataTGGATTAgacccaataaattttatatgtctaCAGTATCCATTAAAGATTTTCTCTCATTGTCCTAAGAACATAAAATTTGTTTAAGCGACACATACCACTCATTCGGCCTTTCGGTCAATCTCtcgagagagatagagagaagacTAAATAGCTTAGGGGGTGATGTCAAGTTTGCTTCTAGTTCATAAACAATCTATATAAAATTCTATCAATTATGTAGAATCGTGGAACTAtgtgattttcacataaaatacatatacaattATTTCAATTAAGAAAACTTACATGAATCCATGATATGTTTTCTTGATGATATTGAGCGGAAGCCTTCTTTAGAGTTgttgttcttgaaaaataagtatttttctctcttttccttttctgtgTTCTTTTCATAATAGAGTTTGATGGAGTTaagttattcttcttttaatAGGAGAGAGGGATCATCGGTTAATTCCCACTTTCCATCAAAGTGGGTTAGTGGGGAGTTATAACCATAATTTACTTCCCTTAATTTTATCCAAATACTAATTtaacaaaatatatttattaaaccaAAATATTTCTTAAGCCACACGTGGGCCATATTTTACAAATGATTAATCATTAATAGATGGCTTCAATAAGGTCTAATGGTTTAGGAATGCATGTCAAAGGCTGTTAGTTATGGTCACAGACGAGATTATTTTTTATCGTGCGCCCCTAAGCACGACGAGATTACTATTGTAGTACTAACAATTTTGTAGACGCTTTGGTCACAATTGAATACATGTTTTATCTCCGGTTCTGGcgaattgaagttattattatatcGAGTTGTAACAATCAAAAGATATCTCattttgaaaattaattttattatccTGGTTCTAACACTTTACTTgtgtgttttttttgttttttttttaccgTGATGTCCGAGCCAGCTCGCGTGTAACTCGGCTAATTTCACTGCATACCTGTTACCTCCCACCAGCATAGGTATCTGGTAACTCATCCAAGACTTGTACCAAATAGGTATTGTAAGGTAATGAACTCAAAACAGAATAGGAAGCAGTATGGAGAACAACTAGTCCGAAACCTTACTAGTCTAAACTCTTGGAACAATCAGCAATATGTAACTATCATATGCAAATGATATCACTCATTGTTACCTTAACAACTCTACTAGATCCTTTTGATCCTCAACTTCTACTGAACTACTACCCAAGTCCTTTGATAGTCCCCTCTCTTTCATCATAGCTCGAATTTTCTCCGCGTCATTCCACCTTCCCATTTCACCGTATAAATTAGCCAAGACAACGTAATAGGCCGAATTCTTAGGTGCCAATCCAACAAGTTTCCAAGCTGCAAACTCACTCATTTCTTGATTCCCATGAAGTCTGCAGCCAGCAAGCAGTGCACCCCAAACGCTCTTCGTAGGTTCCATTGGCATCTCTTTTATCATCCTAAATGCGTCTTCTAAATGCCCACAACGCGCTAATAGAACAACCATACATGCATAGTGTTTCACACCAGGTGGAAATCCATACTTCCCGTTCATCAACCAAGAAAAGATTTCTCTACCATGTTCAACCATCCCGGAATATGCACACGCACAAAGCACAGCAACTAATGTCACTTCATCCGGGTTGACATTTTCGCGCTCCATGATAAAGAACCATTGCACCGCCTCCTCCCCAATTTTAGCCAATGCCAACCCTCTGATCACAGCATTCCAAGTATACACATTCTTGTGTTTCATTTCTTGAAATACCCAAAAACTATATTCAATTTTCCCACATTTTCCATACATATCTATCAATGAAGTACCTAATATCACATCCAATTCCCACCCACTCCTCCTTATATAATCATGTATCCACATACCCATATCCAAAGCACCATAATTAGCACAAGCAGATAATGCGTTCACCATTGTCACCCGATTAGGTGCCACACCCGCATTTCTCATTTGCTCAAACACAACAAGCGCATCATCATACTTCCCACAATCTCTATAACCCATAATCATCACTGTCCAAGAAACAACATCCCTCTGAGGCATTTCGTCGAACAGTTGTTTACACAAATCAATCTTGTCACATGAAGCATACAAGTTCAATAACGAGTTGTGAACGTAAATATCACACGCATGACCCCATTTTATGATGTGGGTATGTACAGATTGGCCTAGTTTTAGCTCCTTAAGATCAGACAAAGACTTGAGAACAAAAGGGTACGTGTAATTATTCGGAAAAATACGTTCTTTATGCATGTGGGCATACATAGAAATGGACTTTTGTTTTAGTTTAACTTCTGTTTGTGAAAATGCTTGAATGAGAGTGTTGCAAATGAAAACGTGGGGCTTCTTGATAAGTTTGGTGTAAAGGGTGAACGCAAAGTTTAAGAGACCTAAAGATTGGCAAGCTGAGATAAAGTTATGGGCAATGGTAGTGTTGAAATGGAGATTGTGGAGGATGAGTTGAGTTTGGATTTGGGAGATATGAGCAGGTGAAATACAGGTTTTGTTCAGGAGATTGAGGATttttgttgttatattattgAGCTGTTGATATTGTTTTGATGTCATTGGAAAATTTGAGCTTTTACCATTTGTTTCTTTGAAGCATTGAATATGTATTGTGTTTAGGTGGGCTGCTCAAGTAGGAAAGTCAATCTTTTAAatcccttcttcttctttttctttggctatccactttgagattagggatgaaatcaaaaaattaattttttacctccatatttctagctaatatagaagaaaatctatgagtgaatcaatatatatatatatatatatatatatatatatatatatatatatatacgtaaaTAAATTTTTACAATATAATTTTAGTAAAGGATGTCAATTAGCACCCTTACACAACTGTTTGAGACTCAACAAATTCGGATTGACACTTTCAGGAAGTCCACTTTGAGAATAAAGTATTCCTTATCAAAAAAGGTGACTCGAATTCAAGCCTCGAACCCAAAGATTAAAGAGTATTTTTCATCCTGCCACAATAAAATAACTTTTGAGCCATGTCTCTTTATCTTCTGGTCTTAGAATGAAACATTGTTTAATAGAGCGAATTGATCTTTGAGCTCCTATATAACTAGCTACAGCTACTTCGTGGTTGAGGTCTagttgtttttctcttttttccttttctttttttttttggttgttgttttgTTCGGTTTTGATATTTAGGCTTAATCCAATAAAGCACATGCCCCTTACTCTACAACTATCACGTGATATGATTCTTTATAGTATgtttaatttgaaaatatattttatctATAAGATGTTTTACCCAACAAATTATAACTCACCGTTAAGTAATTTTAACAGAGAGAAAATTAGGTAGCTATTTCAAGAAGTAGGAAAATCAAGTAGCTAagattataaatattaaattataatGATAATCTAAATAGGTTTCCTATTCCTATTAAAAGTGGGTTTAATACTAATATAAATATGGGTAAATAATGAGGTTATGAATGAATGAAAGCAAAACAAGGTCCATAACTCACAATCCAAACCTAAGCATGGACTCATCGAAGAAAAATTCCGCCGCTGGTATATACAACGATGCATCACCGGCCAACGACACCGCTACCACCGCCGGTTCACCGGCCGAGGATTTGaaacaaaatatcaatgaaagcaTAAATTCAATCGAAAAAACCCTAGGAATTCTCCACCAGCTTTATCTCACTGTTTCCTCTTACAACGTTTCCTCTCAACTTCTCCTTCTTCAATGCCTGAATAATCTTGTGCTGGAGCTTGATAATATGGTGAAATTCGGAGGAAAATGCAATATTCAAGTGCCTATGGAGGTCCTGAACTTGATTGATAATGGGAAAAATCCAGATGAATTTACGAGAGATGTGTTAAACAGTTGCATTGCCAAGAACCAAATTACTAAGGGGAAAACAGATGCATTTAAGGGTTTGCGTCGGCATCTTTTGGAAGAGCTTGAACAGGCTTTTCCCGAGGAAGTGTAATCTTACTTGAAGATTCCGGATCGTGTTCAACTGAATCCGTAATTTTCGACATAGAGTAGTGATGTGTATGTACTTGTTGAAATCTGTGGGACCcataaaggaaataaagaaaatggtagaaaaaaattgcaaaaaaaaagtGGGCTGCTAAACAATTTGCCAAGTATGAGCAAATCTGATTGGTATGTTTGGAGGCAACTTTGCTGAAGTGTTTAGTTTCAGTTTAAAATACACCAAAATAAGGAGAAGCTAAGCAGAAAGCAGTGAGAGTAATCCACAAATTATTGTTTGTGTAATAAATAGTGAGTAGCAGTAATATTATAATGACGTATTTTAAATAAAGaatattatttcttttaaaattgtggtagtctcttgacactactaaattataatattatagtggtaatattgctTCGCTCGGGTATTGTATTTACCACGTTAAAAGAGTTGATGTCGttattactctcttgtgttattattattttccgtGGATATTATTTCTGGGCAGAGTTATTATTTTTCCCCAATAAAATCTTGACAAGTATTAaatttgaacccataattttaacaTTGCAATAAAATCAatgctaaaaatcttaaaaatatgAACCCATTAAATTTAAATTCTAAATCGTATTAATTTTGTAGCAAATTTAAAACGCTTTGGCCCAAGCACAGAGTCTATTACCATCGAAATGCGAAAACAAGATAAAATTGTCACAACACAAATATGAACAGAGTTAGAGAATGCATTTAATCTATGTACGGTATAATCATCCGATATCCGATTTATGTTCCATTTAATCAAATCGGAGAAAATGTTAAGGATTCGTCCGCCGAAATAACTTTCCCAAACTTCtcgattttttttgaattttttttttaagtgcTGATGTTAGTGTAAAATAGTACTGTAATTTCAAGTTTCCTGCACATTGCTTAATTTGGTtccttttttaattaaaaaaatcgaTTCCAGCAGTTTCCTTTTCTTATCGTCTAGTTGTTATGTGCTATTTGCTTTCCTTTTCTTCCAAAAGAATTAATGGTCACATATAGGATTTTAGAAGTCCTGCCATATAAATCAATGAGAAATGACTTTGTATagtcgctctcaaaataatagtcaaaaaaatatttagtatatatattgtatgttatatacaaaaattatacaaattttatataattttcagctaccaaatataaatagtttttgacgcgagctaaaaataataatacaccAAACAATTCTCATATTTTGATGAGAAGAAACTACGTATGCTCCAATAATTGTGTGTCCTCTAATGTGCCTTGATTACACAGTGGACCTACTAAATACCTTGCTAGACTAAAGCAATTTACTTCCATGTTGATGAAATTCAGAATAAAAAGCTCTTCAAGTACAAAAAAGATATACAAAAATTCCAGTGACCAATCATGTTATTTTTTGTCCAACTAATTCAGATTCGCGTCAaacaaaaatattcaaatgaaGGCGTAAAACCGAACTATACCGATAAATCGAGTCAAatcgaaaaagaaaaatcaacttAAGTTTTATTTAGGTTGGTTTGATGATAAATTTAAAAGATCCGACAGTattcgatttggtttggtttgttttGGTATCGAATTCTTAATTACTAGTTGGTATATGTggttaaaaaatttaatttccaACTTTTTAGTACATATCATACAAAGTGTGTTAGTATTATTGGCTTGTGATCAAGAAAATAGTACCTAAATCACCTCAAACACCAGAGTTGAAGGTAAAAATATTGCACCCCATAATAATCAAAGCATGCTCAACACCAGTATAGATATCAAATATAGGAGGAAAGGGATGTCTTTAACAGTATCCTttacttcctctttttttttttttgggggggggggggggctgggGTGGTTGAACTGTTGGAGAATTTGGACCAAGCAAATTACTTAATACAATTTGGAGCAAGCAAATCATTTGTACAACTAGCTAACCGATACTCAAATACTAAAAAATTTATTCCCACCTGGTGTTTACACCCGATATAATTAAGCTAACCATAGAAGACAACTAAGATCTAAGGGccttattttaaatttaaaaaaaaattaaaaagaaagaaataacaaCGTAAAAGGAGTAAGGTATAAGGGTATGTTTGGTATgaatgaaaaaatattttctatggaTTAGGACATGATACGATACTTTTATCAAACCACACTAAAACGAAAAGTATGACATATAAATTAGGACATCGGTATCCCCAGTGGCGGACGCACGTGGTGGCAAGCTGGTTCAATTACACAGGGTACTTCAAAGGAGGTTATTTTTAACCTACTGTTCAACAATTCCAAATCAAAATTGAAAATCTTTATTGGACAGTGATAGCAAGCTAAAACTTAACAGGGTTGAAGTATCTTCTTGGAATCACTAAGGAAGTAGGAAAGGATCCTGCCAGTGCCTTCAGACGAGAAAGAAAGAGTCGAAAGATAGGTTTTCCATCGATTAGTCAAGCAAAGCTACCCGAAGTGAAGGTATTCATTCCAGCAGTAATGGCATACCGATAAAAAAGGATCTCCTTCCGACTTCGACGAAGCAGATAGAGAAAATAAGGTTGTTTCCGGGCAAAAGCTTATTTCATCaaaaaaataatactgtgtatatgtataaattaggattaaaactgcataaattttgtataaatattttatttgaactcaCTTGACAACTATtattttacgactaaagtcgTGTACTTCTAAGATTTAACCCGCTTGCATAAAATCTTGGATCCGCTACTGGGTACCCCTACTTCCAAGTCCAACACCATTTACCTAATCTCACTGTAGAGTTCATCATCATATTGGCACTAAGATCTAATTAAACActcaaaaattaaataaacacctCAGAAACAAAAGGCTAAAAAGGATCAATCCATAAAATGACACTACAAGAGTTGATTCAAAACAAGTGACATAGGGTACAATATACATCCATTATTTTAAGTCCAATTTATAAGCAATCACAAGTAAAATATAAGCTAAAATAAGTCAAACCAACCACACAAAGATCAAGCAAGAGTGTCATAACGATCACTTGGTGGTTCAGTCTCAGCAAAGAGGATTATATAGAGAGCATAGATAATTCCAGGAACATAGCCCAATATGGTCAACACCAAGCAAATCAAGAACTCCACCTGCAAAAATTTAtaaccaaaaaaaacaaaacccCATATCACTAAATCCCCTAAAATAATCACCCAAATCAAAGAAACTATAtaagaaattacaaaaaaaaaatagagatcTTTTATATATAAATAGGGAAAAAAGGGATGTTACAGTGCAGCAACCACGGCGAAGGCAAACGCCAAGGGGAGGAAGCAAGATTGCGAGTAGAACTTCACAGACAATTGCACATCTTGAGACCATTGTTGgggtt is from Nicotiana tabacum cultivar K326 chromosome 18, ASM71507v2, whole genome shotgun sequence and encodes:
- the LOC107760979 gene encoding pentatricopeptide repeat-containing protein At1g50270-like — its product is MTSKQYQQLNNITTKILNLLNKTCISPAHISQIQTQLILHNLHFNTTIAHNFISACQSLGLLNFAFTLYTKLIKKPHVFICNTLIQAFSQTEVKLKQKSISMYAHMHKERIFPNNYTYPFVLKSLSDLKELKLGQSVHTHIIKWGHACDIYVHNSLLNLYASCDKIDLCKQLFDEMPQRDVVSWTVMIMGYRDCGKYDDALVVFEQMRNAGVAPNRVTMVNALSACANYGALDMGMWIHDYIRRSGWELDVILGTSLIDMYGKCGKIEYSFWVFQEMKHKNVYTWNAVIRGLALAKIGEEAVQWFFIMERENVNPDEVTLVAVLCACAYSGMVEHGREIFSWLMNGKYGFPPGVKHYACMVVLLARCGHLEDAFRMIKEMPMEPTKSVWGALLAGCRLHGNQEMSEFAAWKLVGLAPKNSAYYVVLANLYGEMGRWNDAEKIRAMMKERGLSKDLGSSSVEVEDQKDLVELLR
- the LOC107760978 gene encoding mediator of RNA polymerase II transcription subunit 10b-like, whose amino-acid sequence is MDSSKKNSAAGIYNDASPANDTATTAGSPAEDLKQNINESINSIEKTLGILHQLYLTVSSYNVSSQLLLLQCLNNLVLELDNMVKFGGKCNIQVPMEVLNLIDNGKNPDEFTRDVLNSCIAKNQITKGKTDAFKGLRRHLLEELEQAFPEEV